One Anolis carolinensis isolate JA03-04 chromosome 5, rAnoCar3.1.pri, whole genome shotgun sequence DNA segment encodes these proteins:
- the LOC100553136 gene encoding alcohol dehydrogenase 1B translates to MSTAGKVIKCKAAVVWEPKKPFSIVEIEVAPPKAHEVRIKILASGICRSDDHVLSGALIVNFPIILGHEAMGVVESVGEGVTSVKPGDKVIPLFLPQCEKCSFCIHPKGNLCEKADFGIPTGLMYDGTSRFTYKGQPIYKFVSTGTFTEYTVVHEDAVAKIDAAAPPEKVCLIGCGFSTGYGAAVNSAKVEPGSTCAVFGLGGVGLSTVMGCKAAGASRIIGVDINKDKFPKAKQLGATECVNPLDFKKPINEVLFDMTDGKGVDYSFEVIGRTDTMMAAMTSCNINYGTSVIVGVPPSASEITFSPGLIFSGRNWKGSLFGGWKSKDSVPRLVSDFMQKKFVLDPLITHTMPFDKINEGFELLRSGKSIRTVLVF, encoded by the exons ATGAGCACTGCAGGGAAA GTCATCAAATGCAAAGCAGCTGTAGTCTGGGAACCCAAGAAACCATTTAGCATTGTGGAAATTGAAGTGGCTCCACCAAAAGCACATGAAGTCCGTATAAAG ATCTTAGCTTCTGGAATCTGTCGCTCAGATGACCATGTATTGAGTGGTGCACTAATAGTGAACTTCCCAATTATTCTTGGTCATGAAGCAATGGGTGTCGTGGAGAGTGTTGGGGAAGGAGTTACTAGTGTGAAGCCAG GAGACAAAGTTATTCCACTCTTTCTACCACAGTGTGAAAAATGCAGTTTTTGCATACATCCCAAAGGCAACTTGTGCGAAAAGGCTGA ctttggaATACCAACTGGATTGATGTATGATGGCACTAGTCGATTCACTTACAAAGGACAACCAATCTACAAGTTTGTTAGCACTGGCACCTTCACCGAATACACCGTGGTGCATGAGGATGCGGTGGCCAAAATTGATGCTGCAGCTCCTCCTGAGAAAGTGTGTCTGATTGGCTGTGGATTTTCGACTGGTTATGGTGCGGCCGTTAATTCTGCCAAG GTGGAACCTGGTTCTACGTGTGCTGTTTTTGGACTGGGAGGAGTTGGACTTTCAACAGTGATGGGCTGTAAGGCAGCTGGAGCCTCCCGAATTATTGGGGTTGACATCAACAAGGATAAATTCCCTAAAGCTAAACAGCTGGGAGCCACTGAATGTGTCAACCCTCTGGATTTCAAGAAGCCCATAAATGAAGTGCTGTTTGACATGACAGATGGAAAAGGCGTTGACTATTCGTTTGAAGTCATTGGACGTACCGATACTATG ATGGCTGCTATGACTTCCTGCAACATAAACTATGGCACAAGCGTGATTGTGGGAGTGCCTCCTTCAGCATCTGAGATTACCTTTTCCCCCGGACTTATCTTTTCTGGCCGTAATTGGAAAGGATCTTTATTTGGAG GCTGGAAAAGCAAAGATTCCGTTCCGAGACTGGTTTCAGATTTCATGCAGAAAAAGTTTGTTCTGGATCCACTCATTACTCACACCATGCCCTTTGATAAAATCAATGAAGGGTTTGAACTACTCCGGTCAGGGAAAAG taTTCGCACCGTTCTGGTATTTTAA
- the LOC100552939 gene encoding alcohol dehydrogenase 1A: MSTAGKVIKCKAAIAWEIKKPLSIEQIEVSPPKAHEVRIKILATGICRSDDHVISGAFAMPLPMVLGHEAAGVVESVGEGVTCVKPGDKVIPLFVPQCGKCSSCQSTKGNLCTANDLSSGQGLMPDGTCRFTCKGKSLHHFISTSTFTEYTVVHENAVVKIDDAAPLEKVCLVGCGFSTGYGAAVQTAKVEPGSTCAVFGLGGVGLSAVMGCKAAGASRIIGVDINKDKFPKAKELGATECVNPLDFKKPINEVLFDLTGGEGVDYSFEVIGRIDTMTAALASCHNNYGTSVIVGVPPSAAQISLDPMLLFTGRTWKGSVFGGWKSKDSVPKLVSDFMGKKFILDPLITHTMPFEKINEGFELLRSGKSIRTVLTF, from the exons GTCATTAAATGCAAAGCAGCAATTGCTTGGGAGATTAAGAAACCCCTGAGCATTGAACAGATAGAAGTAAGCCCTCCAAAGGCTCATGAAGTTCGCATTAAG ATTTTGGCCACAGGGATATGTCGCTCAGATGACCATGTGATCAGTGGTGCTTTTGCTATGCCTTTACCAATGGTTCTGGGCCATGAAGCAGCTGGTGTTGTGGAGAGCGTTGGAGAGGGAGTCACCTGTGTAAAACCAG gAGACAAAGTAATCCCACTCTTTGTTCCACAGTGTGGAAAATGCAGCTCTTGCCAAAGTACCAAAGGCAACCTCTGTACTGCAAATGA CCTCAGTAGTGGTCAAGGCTTAATGCCAGATGGCACCTGCAGGTTCACCTGCAAAGGAAAGAGTCTTCACCATTTCATCAGCACCAGTACCTTCACTGAATACACTGTGGTGCATGAAAATGCAGTGGTCAAGATTGATGATGCTGCCCCTTTGGAAAAAGTATGTCTGGTTGGCTGTGGGTTTTCTACTGGTTATGGAGCAGCTGTTCAAACAGCAAAG GTGGAGCCTGGGTCTACCTGTGCTGTCTTTGGCTTGGGAGGAGTTGGTCTCTCAGCAGTGATGGGTTGCAAAGCAGCTGGAGCATCACGAATCATTGGTGTGGACATCAACAAGGACAAATTTCCTAAGGCGAAAGAGTTGGGAGCCACCGAGTGCGTCAATCCCCTGGATTTCAAGAAGCCCATCAATGAAGTGCTGTTTGATTTGACAGGCGGAGAAGGTGTAGACTATTCATTTGAAGTGATTGGGCGTATAGATACCATG ACTGCAGCTCTGGCTTCTTGCCACAACAACTATGGGACCAGTGTGATTGTGGGAGTGCCTCCTTCAGCAGCTCAAATCTCTTTAGATCCAATGTTGCTTTTCACAGGACGTACCTGGAAAGGATCAGTCTTTGGAG GATGGAAGAGCAAGGACTCTGTCCCTAAACTCGTTTCTGATTTCATGGGGAAGAAATTCATTTTGGATCCACTGATAACACACACAATGCCTTTTGAGAAAATTAATGAAGGATTTGAACTGCTCCGGTCAGGAAAGAG CATCCGCACTGTCTTGACCTTTTAA